One region of Glycine max cultivar Williams 82 chromosome 9, Glycine_max_v4.0, whole genome shotgun sequence genomic DNA includes:
- the LOC102666624 gene encoding zinc finger A20 and AN1 domain-containing stress-associated protein 3 yields MVPSLCANGCGFYGSSATKNLCSKCYIDYLKENVTKSKECETKNLSDQVFVLDQSSATSCKPCASEVSNTDDATMVDVSLTDPEGIINNKRKKRCKCCNKKVGLLGFECRCGDVFCGTHRYPEKHACHVDLKEIGRQGLVKQNPVCIGDKLKHRI; encoded by the coding sequence ATGGTTCCATCACTTTGTGCTAATGGTTGTGGCTTCTATGGTTCTTCTGCCACCAAGAACCTTTGTTCAAAGTGTTACATAGATTATCTCAAAGAAAACGTCACGAAATCAAAAGAGTGTGAAACCAAGAACTTGAGCGACCAAGTTTTTGTTCTTGATCAGTCATCTGCTACTTCTTGCAAACCATGTGCTTCTGAAGTTTCTAACACTGATGATGCTACTATGGTTGATGTTTCTCTTACCGACCCTGAGGGAATAATAAAcaacaagagaaaaaagaggtGCAAGTGCTGCAACAAAAAGGTTGGGCTATTAGGGTTCGAGTGTCGTTGTGGGGATGTGTTTTGTGGAACACATAGATACCCGGAGAAGCATGCATGCCACGTTGATTTGAAGGAAATTGGTCGTCAAGGTTTGGTTAAACAAAATCCTGTATGTATCGGTGATAAGTTAAAACATAGGATTTAA